The Actinocorallia herbida DNA window GAGACCGCCAAGATAGAGATGGCGGGCTACCTCGCCGAGCTCTTCGACCGGCACCGCAGGGAGCCGAGCGGCGACATGTTCTCCGCCCTCGCCACCGACGACAGCCCCGACGGACGGCTGACCCCGCCCGAGCTCGTCGCCAACGCCTTCCTGCTGCTCATCGCGGGCCACGAGACGACCGTCAACCTCATCACCAACGGGGTGCTCACGCTGCTGCGCCATCCCGAGGCGCTCAAACGCCTCCGCGACGACCCGGGCCTCGCCCTCCCGATGGTGGAGGAACTGCTGCGGTTCGAGCCGCCCGTGCAGTACCTGCCGAACCGCCGCACCCTCGACGAGGTCGAGGTCGCCGGGACCGTCATCCCGAAGAACACCGACGTGAACCTGATGCTGGCCGCCGCCAACCGCGACCCGCGCAGGTTCGACGACCCCGGGCGGTTCGTGCCGGACCGGCCCGACGTCCAGCACCTCGGCTTCGGGAACGGCATCCACTACTGCTTCGGCGCGCCTTTGGCCCGGCTGGAGACCCGGCTCGCTCTGACGGAGTTCGCCCGCCGGCTGAAGGACCCCGAACTCGTCGCGGATCCGCCGCCTTACCGGCCCAATCCGGTGTTGCGCGGGCCCCGTCATCTCGAGGTCTCCTTCAGCGCGATGCAGGACTGATCGACGGGTTTCGCCCCGCGAATTCCGATCGTCCTCTTTACTCACCGTCAACTTTTCCGGACCTCGGCCGAATCCGGCCGGGGCCCGCGCCACCGCACGTCCCGGCTTCAGGATCTTCGGCGAATTTCCACATCCTTACTCCAGTCAAAACCGGAAGTTCTGCCATTGACCGGAGTGCGGGACGAGGCGAATCTGAGAGTTGCTTCACGGGGTGACTCGTGTGCTTCGAGTGCTCCCCGGATGACCCCCCAAGACAGGAGACGCAATGAGGCGCACGCTGATCTCGGCCTGTGCCGCGGTCGTCGTGGGCGCGTCGGCGGTGGTGGCCGCGATGGCCCCCGCCGCCGCGGCCCCCGACCCAGGCGCGGACCGGATCCAGGTGTTCACCGGAAAAGTCACCCCGGAACAGCTGCAGAGCCTGCGGGCGCTGGGGCTCGACCACGAGGACATCGCGCTCGGCGCGCAGGACGGCGACAAGGTAGAGGTCGAGGTCGTCATGAGCGCCCGCAAGGGCGAGGCGCTCGCGGCCAAGGGCGTGCCGATCGCGCCGAAGCCGGTCGCGAAGGCCAGGGCCGCCGCCGCGGGCGACGGCGTCTACCGGCCCTACAGCGGCACCGGAGGCCTCCGTGAGGAGCTGCTGGCGACCGAGACGCAGTACCCGGCCATCGCCGACGCGGTGGACCTCGGCAAGAGCGTCCAGGGCAAGCCGATCACCGCGGTGCGCGTCACCAAGGGGGTCAAGAAGCAGCCGCTCAAGAGCTCCCGTCCCTCGGTGGTCTTCCAGGGCACCCAGCACGCCCGCGAGTGGATCACCACCGAGAACGTGCGCCGCCAGCTCCAGTACTTCCTCGCCCAGTACGGCACCAACGCCGAGGTCACCCAGCTGGTCGACACGACCGACATCTGGTTCCTGCCGGTGGTCAACGTGGACGGCTACGACCACACCTTCACCGCCGACAACCGCCTGTGGCGCAAGAACCTGCATGACAACGACGGCGACGGGGTGATCACCACCCTCGACGGCGTCGACATCAACCGGAACTACCCGTACAAGTGGGGCTGGGACAACGAGGGCTCCTCCCCCGCGATCGACAGCGAGACCTTCCGCGGCACGGGCCCGGCGTCCGAGCCCGAGACGAAGGCGCAGAACGCCTGGATCAAGAAGATCCAGCCGAAGTTCGTCATCAACTACCACTCGGCCGCCGAGCTGCTGCTCTACGGCAACGGCTGGCAGCAGCAGACCCCGACGCCCGACGACCGCGTGTTCGAGGCGCTGCTCGGCGACGACGCGCACCCGGCCGTCCCCGGCTACGACCCCGACCTCGGCGCCGAGCTCTACATCACCAACGGCGACACCGACGGCCAGTTCGCCAACGCCTACGGCGCGCTGACGCTGACGCCCGAGATGTCGACCTGCGAGACCGCGAGCAACATCGACCCGGCCGACGCCTGGGAGCCCGCGGCCTGCGAGAGCGTCTTCAACTTCCCCGACGACGAGAGCCTGATCCAGCAGGAGTTCGAGAAGAACCTGCCGCTGGCCCTCGCCACCGCGAAGTCCGCGCACGACCCCGACGACCCGGTCTCGGTGGTCGGCAGGACCGCGCCCGACCTCGTCATCGACTCCTTCCCGGTCTCCTACGGGACGACCCAGCCCGTCGCCGTCGAGGCCAAGCGGGCCCTGGCCAAGCTCCGGCTCAACTACCGGATCAACGGCGGGCCCGTCCGCCAGGCCGACCCGAAGGAATGGAAGGGCGGCGAGAAGTACGGCGACGAGAACGACATCTACTACGCCGAGTACCGGGCGAGCGTGAAGGCCAAGCCGAACGACAAGGTCGAGGCCTGGTACACCGCGAAGAAGGACGGCAAGGACGTCGCCAGCGAGAAGTTCACCTACACGGTGGCGACGGACATCGGCGGGAAGGTCCTGGTCCTCTCGGCCGAGGACGTCACCGGCCTCAGCCCCGCGCAGGGCGTCGCGACCGCCAAGTACGCGGGCTCCTACGAGGCCGCGGTGAAGGCCGCGGGCTACTCCTCCGACGTCTACGACCAGGACGTCTGGGGCGCCTCGCCGCACCCGCTCGGCGTGCTGTCGCACTACGACGCGGTCATCTGGGAGACCGGAGACGACGTCATCCCGCGCGCCCAGGGACAGGTCCCCGGAACCGCCTCCAAGAAGACCCTTGCCACGCAGCTCGCCGTGCGCGACTACCTCAACGAAGGCGGCAAGCTGCTCTACAGCGGCAAGTACGCGGGCTTCGCCGAGGCCGCCAACGGCGCCTACTTCTACGAGCCCGACGCCGCCGACCCCGAGTGCACGGTGCCGTCCGAGCCGCCCTGCCTGCCGCTGCTGAACGACTTCCTCCAGTACTACCTGGGCGCGTTCACCTACGTCAGCGGGACCGGGTCCGACGAGAACGGCGCGCCGTACGCGATCAAGGGCGACGGCGGAAGGTTCACCGGGTTCTCCGGCGTCCTGAACGGCGGGGACTCCCCCAGCAACCAGGACCACACCGCCTCGCTGCTCACCACGTCGAGCTTCCTGCCCGCCGCGGACTTCCCGCAGTTCTCCACCGGCACCGCACTGGCGTGGGACCGGCCCGGCGCCGGGCCGTTCGACCCCAAGACGGGCAGCCAGTACGTCTACAGCCAGAACGCCGACGTGTCCTACAAGCGGCTCACCCGGACGATCGACCTGACCGGGCAGGCCGACGGCACGCTGTCGTTCCAGGCGTCGTTCGACACCGAGGCCGACTGGGACTACTTCTTCGTCGAGGCCCACACCGAGGGCCTGGACGACTGGACGACGCTGCCCGACACGGGCGGCTCGACCAGCCAGGAGACCGGCTCCAGCTGCGCGTCCGGCTGGCGCCTGCTGCACCCGCACCTGGACCACTACCAGGGCGCGGACTGCTCCCCGACCGGCACGACCGGCACCTGGAACGCCTCCTCCGGCCAGTCCGGCGGATGGCACGAGCAGTCGTACGACCTGACGGCCTACGCGGGCAAGAAGGTCGAGGTGTCGATCTCCTACGTCAGCGACTGGGGCACCCAGGGCATCGGCGTGTTCGTCGACGACACCAAGGTCACCGCGGGCGGCGCGACCATCGCCGAGACGTCCTTCGAGGACGACCTGGGCGGCTGGGCCATCGCCGGTCCGCCCGAGGGCTCGGCGGTGTCCGCGAACGACTTCGTCCGGACCGCGCTGGCCTTCGAGGAGGGCGCGGGCATCTCCACGAAGGACACCGTGTACCTCGGGTTCGGTCTGGAGGGGCTCAGCTCCGCGGCGACGCGGGCCGACCTCGTCAAGAGGTCGCTGCGGCACCTGCTGCGCTAGCCGCGCGGTCCTGACCGCACGGCGCTGATCGACCGCCCCGCCCGGAAGCCTTCCGGGCGGGGCTTTTTCCTTGATCACTCTTGGATCACAGCGGTTGCGGGGCCGCGGCGGCGGGTGTTGGGTGGCGGGAATATGGACGAGCAGAGTTTGGCCGGCGGCAACACCCTCGGTCTGGTGCGGGTCGGGGACACCGTCCGCCGCCCGGTGCACGAGAGCAGCCCTTATGTCCGCGACGTCCTGCTGTATCTGGAGAAGGCCGAGTTCCCCGGCTCGCCCAGGCTGCTCGGCGAGGACGAGCACGGCCGCGAGATCCTCACCTATATCCCCGGCGAGACCGTCCAGGACGACGCGCCGGTATCGGACGCGCGGCTCGCGTCGGCGGCCCGGCTGATCCGCGCGTTCCACGACGCGACCGCGGGCTCCCCCGCCGCCGACGGCGGCGAGGTCGTCTGCCACGGCGACCTCGGCCCGCACAACACCGTGTTCGACGGCGAGACCGCGATCGGCCTCATCGACTGGGACGACGAGCTGGCCCCCGGCGCCCGCCTGCACGACCTCGGCCATGCCGTCTGGTGCTTCGCGAACGTCGCCGACCCCGGCTGCGCCATCGCCGAGCAGGCCCGCCGCACCGCCCTGTTCTGCGCCGCCTACGGCTGGGACGACCCCGCCGCCGTCCTCACCGAGATCACCGCGCGCTTCACCCGTACCCGCGACGCCCACCGCGCCGCGGGCCGCACGGCCGCCGAAGCCGTCTTCGCCGACCTCGCCTCGTGGATGCGCGCGCACGCCGCCGACCTCACCGCGGCCCTCCCCTGACGGCTCGAGACCCGGAAGCCCTTCGCCGCGCGGACGTCATCGGAACGCCCGGTCCGCGACGGCGGCTTCCGACGATCATGGCGGGTGGCTTCAAGACACCGTGAAGTGGCTGGCGTTCACGCACGTGCCGTGTTCTGCTTGCTCGCTGTGCTGCTCAATGCCTTCTCCCTGCTGCCGACGCCTTCGGCGGCGGCCCGTCCGCACGGCGCCGACCTGCGGGTGGCGACGTACAACATCCACGCCGGAGCGGGCGCCGACGGGGTCTTCGACCTGCCCCGTCTGACGGCGTCACTGCGCAAGCTCGACGCCGACATCATCGGGCTCCAGGAGGTCGACGTGCACTGGGGCGACCGCAGCGGCTGGCTCGATCTGGCCGGCACGCTGGGCGCCGCCCTCGGCATGCGCTCCTATGCCGGACCGATCTACAGCTTCGACCCGCCGGCGGAGGGCGCGCCCCGCCGCGAGTACGGCAACGCGATCCTGTCCCGGTATCCCATCGTCTCCGGCGTGAACCACACGATGACCCGGCTGTCCACGCAGACCGCGGCGCCCGTCGCGGCGCCCGGACCCGGCCTGCCCGAGGTCGTGGTGCGGGTGCACGGCATCCCGGTGCACGTGTACTCCACCCATCTGGACTTCCGCCCCGACCCCGCCGTCCGCCGGATCCAGGTCGCCGAGATGCTCGAGGTGCTCGCCGGGGACCGCGGACTCCGTGCCGTCCGGATCCTGATGGGCGACTTCAACGCCGCACCCGACGCCCCCGAACTCGCGCCGCTGTGGCCGGTGCTCACCGACGCCTGGGCGGCCGCCGGATCGGGCCCGGGCCTCACCTACCCGGCCGGGTCCCCGGACCAGCGGATCGACTACATCACGGTGTCCGGCAGGGTGAGGGTCGACTCCGTCGAGGTCATGGCCGACGCGGACGCGTCCGACCACCTTCCCGTCGTCGCCGACCTCACCCTGCCGCGCGGAGGCTCCCACCACCGCGGCTGATCCCACCCCTGCCGCGGCCGCCCCCCTCCGGGCGGCCGCGGCGGGCCCGTCAGAGGCGGGCGGTCCGGTAGGGGGTGAGCCGGACGGGGCCGGTGATCCCGTACGCCTGACGGGCGTTGCCGCCGTAGACGCCGGGATCGGCCAGCCGCAGCCGGTTGTTGAGCGTGGTGGTCACCTCGACCACCAGGGTGTTGCGGCCCGGGCGCAGGTGCGCCGAGACGTCCAGCGCCGGGGTGATCACGTTGACCGCGGGCAGCGCCTTGCCGTTGACGATCACGCGGGCGGTGTCGAAGACCTCCCCGAGCGACAGGACCGCCCCGTGGTCGGCCGACCAGGTCTTGGGCAGTTCGACCGTGGTCGTGTAGCGGCCGACACCGGACACGTCCTGGAGTTCGGGAATCGCCGACCAGGCCGTCAGGGCGGTGAGGGAGACGCGCACCTTCTCCTTGACGGTCTCGGTCGCGGTCGCGCCGGGCAGCCAGGACTCCACGTCGAGCGTCCACGCCGCCGGGACGATCTCCGCGGGGACCTCGCCGATCTTCGAGGTGACCGTCTTTCCGGTGGACAGCGTCGTGGTGTACGTTCCGGCGGCCTTGGCCCGGACGGCGAGGCGCGAGCCGTCGAAGAAGACCGCGTCGGCCGTCGTGGCGGTCGCGTAGGCGTCCTTGCCGTTGCCCTTGCCGCCCTCGCCGAAGCGCTCGGGACGGGCGAAGACCACCGCGACGGTGTCGTTGACCTGGAGCGCGACCCGGAAGGTGACGGTGTCTCCCGACTCGCTGTACTGCGCGACGCGGCGGATCTCGCCCGTCCACAGGTCGAGCAGGAACGGCACGCGGCGGCGGTCGCCGCGGGTCAGCGTGACGGCGTGGTCGATGGCCACGACGCCCTTGGCGCTGTCGGCGTGCTTGCCGTTCGCCAGGTAGTACAGGTCCATGTCGTCCTCGACACGGCGCAGGTTGAGCAGCGACGACGTCGGGTAGGACGCGTCCGGCGTGACGCCGAGGGCGGCGAGCGCGCCGGGGACCCCGTCGGCCGCGGTGACGTTGCGGACCTTCGGGTGCGCGAAGAGCCGCCCGAGGAGCGTGCCGAGGCGCGCCGCCTCCGTGCCGATCGCGACGCCCGAGGTCGTCGCGGCGCTCCAGTCGCCGATGAAGACGATCGGCAGGCCGGCGTCGGCGTAGCCGAGGAACTTCTCGGCGACCTCGACGGACACGGTCGGCGCGCTGGAGTAGAACTTGTCGCCCTCGATGACGATCGCCTTGTAGGCGGGACCGTCGGGGGCGAAGCGCCCGCCGCGGACCTTCGCGGACTTCAGGGCCAGGATCGGCTCACTGATGAACTGGTGGGTCCAGCCGAGCGGGATGCCGGTGGCGGTGAACCAGGTCGCGCCGAGGCCGGTCTTGGAGTAACCGGTCTGGCGGAACACCGCGATGTCGGCGCGCATCCGGCCGGCCTGGGTGACGGCGTGGACGCGGGCGAGGTAGTCGGCGACGTCGCGGGTGTGCGTCCAGGCGGGCTGGCGCGGGCCCCACGACTCGGAGTAGCCGACCTTGCCGCCGTAGGGAGTGAACGCGGCGAAGCCCGGCCAGTTGACGCCCGGGATCGTCGCGTAGGAGAAGCCGTGGATGTAGGTCTGGTTGAGGCCCGCCGCGTAGGCGCCGGACATCGTCCGCAGGATCTTCTTCCACGGGGTCGCGTACGCGCCGCCCTGGTAGGCGCCGGCCTCGCTGGACATGACGGTGTGGCCGCCCATGTCGCGGCCGCCCGCGAGCACCCGGTAGTCGTCGAGGTTCTTGAAACCGAGCGACTCGCCCTCGGTGTTGTCGAGGATGGCCGAGGTGGCGATCGCGTCGGTGTTGAGGCCGTAGGGCTGGGCGCGCAGCTTCATGCCGAGGCCGTGGGCCCAGTCGCGCAGCGGCGTGAAGTGGTTCTCGTCGAACAGCTCGGAGACGGTCTCCCAGTAGTCGTGGCGGATCTGCCGGGTGCGCACCGCCTCGAAGGCGAAGACCGTGTTCTCCTTGGCGAGCAGGATCGCGGGCAGGACCGGGAAGAGGTCGTAGCCGCGGCGCTTCCTGAACTCCTGCGGGATGTTCGCCGTCCACTGGAGCGCCTCGGTCTCCAGCTCGAAGGAGTCCTCGAACAGGGTGCCGCCGACCCGGCGCAGCAGCTTGCGCATGCGCGGGGTGAGCAGGTCCTTCTCCCAGTAGGCGATGAGCGCCTTGGTGCCGGCCTGGCTGAAGTGGTCGACGACGTACGCGGGCGTCGCGGTGTGCGGGCCGGACTCCGGCTGCTGGGCCGAGCCGCGCTCCCAGTAGGAGAACAGGTACCAGTCGCCGTCCGCGGGAGCGGTCCAGGTGAGGTTTCCGCCGGACACCGAGCCGGTGAGGTCGGTCGCGGTGGCCTCCTCCAGACCGGTCTCCTTCTTCGTGGTGTTCGCCGCGTTGACGCGGAACGCGTTGACCCCGCGCAGGGTGTGCTCGGTCTCGTGCGCGATGACCGGCGCCGGGACGGGCCCGGTGTAGGTCTGGCCCGCGGCGACGAGCACGGCGCCGTAGGCGAGTTCCCGGCTGGCCGCGCCGTTGTCGGCGGTGATGGTGGGCACCGCGGACGGCCACGCGGGACCGAGGGTCAGGTCGATGACCAGGCCGCGGCGGTCGGCGCGCTCCAGCGCGGCCTCGACGCCCGCGATCCAGGACGCGCTGCCCCAGCCGTGGTGGGCGGTGTCGAGCACCGACTTGTCGGCGACGCTGTGGTGCACGCCGGCGATCTCGGCGCCGCCGAAGCCGGCGTCGGCGATCTGGTCGATCTCACGCGCGATCTCCTTCGGGTCGACGAGTCCGTCCGGCCACCACCAGCGGAAGCGGGGGCGGACCGCGGCGGTCAGGTCGGGGAACTTCGCGCCCTTGCCCGCGGCGCCGTGGGCGGTGGCGGGGAGGCCCTCCCACCCGGTGGAGACCGCGGCGGCCGCGCCGGTGACGGCGGCGGCCTGCAGGAAGCGGCGGCGGGAGAAGGGGTGGCTGGGCTGAGCCGTCATGCGTCTACCTCGAACTCAGGGGGCGGGACACGGCGGACCGGTGCGGCGGCCTGGGTCCCTGGGGTGGGTCTGTGTCACTGAGATGAAAAACGTTTTAAGTTGTGGTTGCGGATCGACGGTAGATGTGAGGAATATCTAGCGTCAAGAGCAGATCAGAGGACTCGCCCCGATTTACACGTTTTACTACGATGGGACGCCCGGGGAAGGAGGGGCTATCAGGACGAACTGGCCGTCCTGCGGGTCGCTGATCGAGACCGCCCTGCCGTAGATCGCATCCTCGTACTCGGCCACGTACACCGCGCCCAGCGCCAGCGCCCGGTCGACGGTGGCCTGCACGTCGGTGACGGCGAAGTGCGGGAGCCAGGCGGCCAGGGCCTCCGGCGGGATCTCGGGCCGGATCGTCCGCATGCCCGCGACCACCCGGTCCCCGGCCGTCCAGCGCACCCGTGGCCCCTCGCGCAGCCGGCCCCAGCCGAACACCCGCGAGTAGAACGCCTCGGCTCCCTCGAGGTCGCGGGTGAACAGCTCGGTCCACGCCCAGGTGCCGGGCACGCCCGTCAGCTCGACGCAGCCCTCGGTGCCCGGCTGCCACAGCATGAAGAACACGCCCTCGGGGTCAAGGCAGCCCGCCAGCGTGCCGAGC harbors:
- a CDS encoding cytochrome P450 encodes the protein MTTADSLLRAIADPANRADPYPLYDELRRTPVVRQADGVYTVSTYWEVRSLLNDPRISSETRPPVVGTPGPSKSFLRLDPAEHDRVRRIVTRPFGPPHTPRRVFEMQADMAATVGRLLDGFAGKDRVDIVDEFAYPFPISVICRLFGVPIEDEPRFHLWTESLLGNADLGTGETPDPHLMDGETAKIEMAGYLAELFDRHRREPSGDMFSALATDDSPDGRLTPPELVANAFLLLIAGHETTVNLITNGVLTLLRHPEALKRLRDDPGLALPMVEELLRFEPPVQYLPNRRTLDEVEVAGTVIPKNTDVNLMLAAANRDPRRFDDPGRFVPDRPDVQHLGFGNGIHYCFGAPLARLETRLALTEFARRLKDPELVADPPPYRPNPVLRGPRHLEVSFSAMQD
- a CDS encoding M14 family metallopeptidase is translated as MRRTLISACAAVVVGASAVVAAMAPAAAAPDPGADRIQVFTGKVTPEQLQSLRALGLDHEDIALGAQDGDKVEVEVVMSARKGEALAAKGVPIAPKPVAKARAAAAGDGVYRPYSGTGGLREELLATETQYPAIADAVDLGKSVQGKPITAVRVTKGVKKQPLKSSRPSVVFQGTQHAREWITTENVRRQLQYFLAQYGTNAEVTQLVDTTDIWFLPVVNVDGYDHTFTADNRLWRKNLHDNDGDGVITTLDGVDINRNYPYKWGWDNEGSSPAIDSETFRGTGPASEPETKAQNAWIKKIQPKFVINYHSAAELLLYGNGWQQQTPTPDDRVFEALLGDDAHPAVPGYDPDLGAELYITNGDTDGQFANAYGALTLTPEMSTCETASNIDPADAWEPAACESVFNFPDDESLIQQEFEKNLPLALATAKSAHDPDDPVSVVGRTAPDLVIDSFPVSYGTTQPVAVEAKRALAKLRLNYRINGGPVRQADPKEWKGGEKYGDENDIYYAEYRASVKAKPNDKVEAWYTAKKDGKDVASEKFTYTVATDIGGKVLVLSAEDVTGLSPAQGVATAKYAGSYEAAVKAAGYSSDVYDQDVWGASPHPLGVLSHYDAVIWETGDDVIPRAQGQVPGTASKKTLATQLAVRDYLNEGGKLLYSGKYAGFAEAANGAYFYEPDAADPECTVPSEPPCLPLLNDFLQYYLGAFTYVSGTGSDENGAPYAIKGDGGRFTGFSGVLNGGDSPSNQDHTASLLTTSSFLPAADFPQFSTGTALAWDRPGAGPFDPKTGSQYVYSQNADVSYKRLTRTIDLTGQADGTLSFQASFDTEADWDYFFVEAHTEGLDDWTTLPDTGGSTSQETGSSCASGWRLLHPHLDHYQGADCSPTGTTGTWNASSGQSGGWHEQSYDLTAYAGKKVEVSISYVSDWGTQGIGVFVDDTKVTAGGATIAETSFEDDLGGWAIAGPPEGSAVSANDFVRTALAFEEGAGISTKDTVYLGFGLEGLSSAATRADLVKRSLRHLLR
- a CDS encoding phosphotransferase, producing the protein MDEQSLAGGNTLGLVRVGDTVRRPVHESSPYVRDVLLYLEKAEFPGSPRLLGEDEHGREILTYIPGETVQDDAPVSDARLASAARLIRAFHDATAGSPAADGGEVVCHGDLGPHNTVFDGETAIGLIDWDDELAPGARLHDLGHAVWCFANVADPGCAIAEQARRTALFCAAYGWDDPAAVLTEITARFTRTRDAHRAAGRTAAEAVFADLASWMRAHAADLTAALP
- a CDS encoding endonuclease/exonuclease/phosphatase family protein → MLLNAFSLLPTPSAAARPHGADLRVATYNIHAGAGADGVFDLPRLTASLRKLDADIIGLQEVDVHWGDRSGWLDLAGTLGAALGMRSYAGPIYSFDPPAEGAPRREYGNAILSRYPIVSGVNHTMTRLSTQTAAPVAAPGPGLPEVVVRVHGIPVHVYSTHLDFRPDPAVRRIQVAEMLEVLAGDRGLRAVRILMGDFNAAPDAPELAPLWPVLTDAWAAAGSGPGLTYPAGSPDQRIDYITVSGRVRVDSVEVMADADASDHLPVVADLTLPRGGSHHRG
- a CDS encoding glycosyl hydrolase, with amino-acid sequence MTAQPSHPFSRRRFLQAAAVTGAAAAVSTGWEGLPATAHGAAGKGAKFPDLTAAVRPRFRWWWPDGLVDPKEIAREIDQIADAGFGGAEIAGVHHSVADKSVLDTAHHGWGSASWIAGVEAALERADRRGLVIDLTLGPAWPSAVPTITADNGAASRELAYGAVLVAAGQTYTGPVPAPVIAHETEHTLRGVNAFRVNAANTTKKETGLEEATATDLTGSVSGGNLTWTAPADGDWYLFSYWERGSAQQPESGPHTATPAYVVDHFSQAGTKALIAYWEKDLLTPRMRKLLRRVGGTLFEDSFELETEALQWTANIPQEFRKRRGYDLFPVLPAILLAKENTVFAFEAVRTRQIRHDYWETVSELFDENHFTPLRDWAHGLGMKLRAQPYGLNTDAIATSAILDNTEGESLGFKNLDDYRVLAGGRDMGGHTVMSSEAGAYQGGAYATPWKKILRTMSGAYAAGLNQTYIHGFSYATIPGVNWPGFAAFTPYGGKVGYSESWGPRQPAWTHTRDVADYLARVHAVTQAGRMRADIAVFRQTGYSKTGLGATWFTATGIPLGWTHQFISEPILALKSAKVRGGRFAPDGPAYKAIVIEGDKFYSSAPTVSVEVAEKFLGYADAGLPIVFIGDWSAATTSGVAIGTEAARLGTLLGRLFAHPKVRNVTAADGVPGALAALGVTPDASYPTSSLLNLRRVEDDMDLYYLANGKHADSAKGVVAIDHAVTLTRGDRRRVPFLLDLWTGEIRRVAQYSESGDTVTFRVALQVNDTVAVVFARPERFGEGGKGNGKDAYATATTADAVFFDGSRLAVRAKAAGTYTTTLSTGKTVTSKIGEVPAEIVPAAWTLDVESWLPGATATETVKEKVRVSLTALTAWSAIPELQDVSGVGRYTTTVELPKTWSADHGAVLSLGEVFDTARVIVNGKALPAVNVITPALDVSAHLRPGRNTLVVEVTTTLNNRLRLADPGVYGGNARQAYGITGPVRLTPYRTARL
- a CDS encoding VOC family protein, which translates into the protein MPRSDGVPPGAPCWLELTARDPQEAVRFYGALFEWRLEYDEKTGYGRFLRGGATVAGLWPEPTSAGAAGWTVLFHVEDAEATAGLVRDAGGHVVVEPRAVDVLGTLAGCLDPEGVFFMLWQPGTEGCVELTGVPGTWAWTELFTRDLEGAEAFYSRVFGWGRLREGPRVRWTAGDRVVAGMRTIRPEIPPEALAAWLPHFAVTDVQATVDRALALGAVYVAEYEDAIYGRAVSISDPQDGQFVLIAPPSPGVPS